One Mus musculus strain C57BL/6J chromosome X, GRCm38.p6 C57BL/6J DNA window includes the following coding sequences:
- the Samt1 gene encoding uncharacterized protein LOC78092, producing the protein MDQLIVDTRSVIYRFINEKDCIYKLSGLLSSLAAFMLEVLIASILSWRLWEFDSNVVQFVSFGLFEAYYPQQFNISGTLTKMLVYTPIDSTWNISTEFMYAQNLVVWAILMKPVVLVFCVMAIKISCTKNPLVEMQIYCYKISALILSVSSMFTFVSVIWNHMVDFYGHTTLDFPSDFPVKKEALTSKHLTVVLPVGLLIATMSLFGVIMFLSEISDLKLKRPVKANDASKMGLLDA; encoded by the coding sequence TGTCATCTACAGATTTATCAATGAGAAGGACTGCATCTACAAGCTGAGCGGCCTCCTTAGCAGCTTAGCAGCTTTCATGCTTGAAGTACTTATTGCAAGCATCTTATCCTGGCGCCTATGGGAATTTGACAGCAATGTTGTGCAGTTTGTGTCCTTTGGCCTGTTTGAAGCATATTACCCTCAGCAGTTTAACATCTCTGGAACACTAACCAAGATGCTGGTATACACCCCTATTGATTCAACTTGGAACATTTCAACTGAATTTATGTATGCTCAGAACCTGGTAGTATGGGCCATTTTGATGAAGCCTGTGGTTCTGGTTTTCTGTGTAATGGCCATTAAAATCAGCTGCACGAAGAACCCACTAGTGGAGATGCAGATATATTGCTACAAGATCTCTGCCTTAATTTTGTCTGTTAGCAGCATGTTCACATTTGTTTCTGTGATCTGGAACCACATGGTAGATTTTTATGGCCACACCACTCTTGACTTTCCATCTGATTTTCCTGTTAAGAAAGAAGCTTTAACAAGCAAACATTTAACTGTGGTGTTACCAGTAGGCCTCCTTATAGCCACCATGTCACTCTTTGGTGTGATCATGTTTCTCTCTGAGATAAGCGATTTGAAACTAAAGCGTCCTGTGAAGGCCAATGATGCTTCCAAAATGGGCCTTCTAGATGCGTGA
- the Samt1 gene encoding uncharacterized protein LOC78092 isoform X1: protein MDQLIVDTRRFINEKDCIYKLSGLLSSLAAFMLEVLIASILSWRLWEFDSNVVQFVSFGLFEAYYPQQFNISGTLTKMLVYTPIDSTWNISTEFMYAQNLVVWAILMKPVVLVFCVMAIKISCTKNPLVEMQIYCYKISALILSVSSMFTFVSVIWNHMVDFYGHTTLDFPSDFPVKKEALTSKHLTVVLPVGLLIATMSLFGVIMFLSEISDLKLKRPVKANDASKMGLLDA from the coding sequence ATTTATCAATGAGAAGGACTGCATCTACAAGCTGAGCGGCCTCCTTAGCAGCTTAGCAGCTTTCATGCTTGAAGTACTTATTGCAAGCATCTTATCCTGGCGCCTATGGGAATTTGACAGCAATGTTGTGCAGTTTGTGTCCTTTGGCCTGTTTGAAGCATATTACCCTCAGCAGTTTAACATCTCTGGAACACTAACCAAGATGCTGGTATACACCCCTATTGATTCAACTTGGAACATTTCAACTGAATTTATGTATGCTCAGAACCTGGTAGTATGGGCCATTTTGATGAAGCCTGTGGTTCTGGTTTTCTGTGTAATGGCCATTAAAATCAGCTGCACGAAGAACCCACTAGTGGAGATGCAGATATATTGCTACAAGATCTCTGCCTTAATTTTGTCTGTTAGCAGCATGTTCACATTTGTTTCTGTGATCTGGAACCACATGGTAGATTTTTATGGCCACACCACTCTTGACTTTCCATCTGATTTTCCTGTTAAGAAAGAAGCTTTAACAAGCAAACATTTAACTGTGGTGTTACCAGTAGGCCTCCTTATAGCCACCATGTCACTCTTTGGTGTGATCATGTTTCTCTCTGAGATAAGCGATTTGAAACTAAAGCGTCCTGTGAAGGCCAATGATGCTTCCAAAATGGGCCTTCTAGATGCGTGA